From Strix uralensis isolate ZFMK-TIS-50842 chromosome 1, bStrUra1, whole genome shotgun sequence, a single genomic window includes:
- the LOC141941503 gene encoding guanine nucleotide-binding protein G(I)/G(S)/G(O) subunit gamma-11, which translates to MPAINIEDLSEKDKLKMEVEQLRKEVKLERQLVSKCSEEIKNYIEERSGEDPLVKGIPEEKNPFKEKGGCVIA; encoded by the exons ATGCCAGCCATCAACATCGAGGACCTGAGCGAGAAGGACAAACTGAAAATGGAAGTGGAGCAGCTCCGGAAAGAAGTGAAGCTGGAGCGGCAGCTG GTGTCCAAGTGCTCCGAAGAGATCAAGAACTACATTGAGGAGCGGTCGGGTGAGGACCCGCTGGTGAAGGGGATTCCCGAAGAAAAGAACCCCTTCAAGGAGAAGGGAGGCTGTGTCATCGCTTAG
- the TFPI2 gene encoding tissue factor pathway inhibitor 2 isoform X2, with amino-acid sequence MAAGRRLPLPALLLPLACAALAPRTLTEKQRACLLPPDDGPCRAMVPRWYYDRYTQSCQEFTYGGCHGNANNFLTLDDCEKSCWTIKKVPKLCRMEADGGPCRSHLRRYAFNLSSMRCEEFIYGGCYGNGNNFRDLQSCVDHCLPEKTGPLLCYSPKDEGLCSSSVPRYYYDTKTKSCKEFKYTGCGGNANNFVTEKDCYNVCRKGTQKPGINKPTNVFRRKIMRKLIKNPRVYSLKS; translated from the exons atggccgccggccgccgcctcccgctgcccgcgctgctgctgccactggccTGCGCGGCCCTGGCCCCGCGCACCCTCACAG AGAAGCAGCGCGCCTGCCTGCTGCCCCCCGACGACGGCCCCTGCCGCGCCATGGTGCCGCGCTGGTACTACGACAGGTACACGCAGAGCTGCCAGGAGTTCACCTACGGGGGCTGCCACGGCAACGCCAACAACTTCCTCACCCTCGACGACTGCGAGAAGAGCTGCTGGACCATCAAGA aagtgccCAAATTGTGCCGGATGGAGGCTGATGGCGGACCTTGCAGGAGTCATCTAAGAAGATACGCCTTTAACTTGAGCTCGATGAGGTGCGAGGAGTTCATCTACGGGGGCTGCTATGGAAATGGGAACAACTTCAGAGATTTGCAGTCTTGTGTGGACCACTGTCTGCCAGAGAAAA ctgGTCCCTTGCTATGCTATAGCCCAAAGGATGAAGGATTGTGTTCTTCTTCTGTGCCTCGCTATTACTATGACACCAAGACTAAATCATGTAAGGAGTTCAAATATACTGGCTGTGGTGGAAATGCCAATAACTTTGTTACTGAAAAAGATTGCTACAATGTCTGCAGaaaag GGACTCAGAAACCAGGAATCAACAAGCCAACGAATGTATTCCgcagaaaaataatgagaaaactgattaaaaaccCTCGGGTGTATAGCCTGAAGTCTTAA
- the TFPI2 gene encoding tissue factor pathway inhibitor 2 isoform X1, whose product MAAGRRLPLPALLLPLACAALAPRTLTEKQRACLLPPDDGPCRAMVPRWYYDRYTQSCQEFTYGGCHGNANNFLTLDDCEKSCWTIKKVPKLCRMEADGGPCRSHLRRYAFNLSSMRCEEFIYGGCYGNGNNFRDLQSCVDHCLPEKTGPLLCYSPKDEGLCSSSVPRYYYDTKTKSCKEFKYTGCGGNANNFVTEKDCYNVCRKAGTQKPGINKPTNVFRRKIMRKLIKNPRVYSLKS is encoded by the exons atggccgccggccgccgcctcccgctgcccgcgctgctgctgccactggccTGCGCGGCCCTGGCCCCGCGCACCCTCACAG AGAAGCAGCGCGCCTGCCTGCTGCCCCCCGACGACGGCCCCTGCCGCGCCATGGTGCCGCGCTGGTACTACGACAGGTACACGCAGAGCTGCCAGGAGTTCACCTACGGGGGCTGCCACGGCAACGCCAACAACTTCCTCACCCTCGACGACTGCGAGAAGAGCTGCTGGACCATCAAGA aagtgccCAAATTGTGCCGGATGGAGGCTGATGGCGGACCTTGCAGGAGTCATCTAAGAAGATACGCCTTTAACTTGAGCTCGATGAGGTGCGAGGAGTTCATCTACGGGGGCTGCTATGGAAATGGGAACAACTTCAGAGATTTGCAGTCTTGTGTGGACCACTGTCTGCCAGAGAAAA ctgGTCCCTTGCTATGCTATAGCCCAAAGGATGAAGGATTGTGTTCTTCTTCTGTGCCTCGCTATTACTATGACACCAAGACTAAATCATGTAAGGAGTTCAAATATACTGGCTGTGGTGGAAATGCCAATAACTTTGTTACTGAAAAAGATTGCTACAATGTCTGCAGaaaag CAGGGACTCAGAAACCAGGAATCAACAAGCCAACGAATGTATTCCgcagaaaaataatgagaaaactgattaaaaaccCTCGGGTGTATAGCCTGAAGTCTTAA